A stretch of DNA from Streptomyces sp. NBC_01197:
GTGGCATCGGGCTCCGCAGCGTCCTCGGCCGCCTTCTCCGCGCCCTGTGCAGGCTTCGCCTTGCCCTCCGACGCCTTCTCCGCGCCACGTGCAGGCTTCTCCGCGCCCTTCGGCGGCTTCTCCGCGTCCTCCGCAGGCTTCTCCGCCGGCTCGGGCTTCGCGACCGACACCAGCTCGGCCGCCTCCCGTGCCTGCGGCAGCCGTTCCTCGCCCGGCGCTTGGTCGGGTGCGTTCTCCGGGTGGTGACAGGCCACCTGGTGTCCGGTCCGCAGCGTCAGCAGCGGCGGCTCCTGCACCCCGCAGATCTCCGTCGCCTTCCAGCACCGGGTGTGGAACCGGCAGCCGGCCGGCGGCGAGATCGGCGAAGGGACATCGCCCTCCAGCCGGATCCGGTCGCTCCTGACCCCCTTGCGCCGCGGGTCGGGCACCGGCACCGCCGAGAGCAGCGCCTTGGTGTACGGATGCATCGGCGACTCGTACAGCGACTTGCGGTCCGCAAGCTCGACGATCTTCCCGAGGTACATCACCGCGATCCGGTCCGAGACATGGCGGATGACCGAGAGGTCGTGCGCGATGATCACGTAGGTCAGACCGAGCTCGCTCTGGAGGTCGTCCAGCAGGTTCACGACCTGTGCCTGGATCGACACGTCCAGCGCCGAGACCGGCTCGTCCGCGACGACGAGCTTGGGCCGCAGCGCGAGTGCGCGGGCGATACCGATGCGCTGGCGCTGGCCCCCGGAGAACTCGTGCGGGTACCGGTTGTAGTGCTCGGGGCTGAGACCCACCAGCTCCAGCAGGCCCTGGACCTCCTTCTTCACGCCTCCCTCGGGCTCGACGCCCTGAAGCCGGAAGGGAGTGCCGACGATCCCGCCGATGGTGTGCCGGGGGTTCAGTGAGCCGTAGGGGTCCTGGAAGATCATCTGGACGTCGCGACGCATCGGCCGCATCTGCCCGGTGGACAGATGCGTGATGTCCCTGCCCTCGAACTCGACCTTGCCTCCGGTCGGTTCGAGCAGCCGCGTGATCAGCCGGCCCATGGTCGACTTGCCGCAGCCCGACTCGCCGACGACGCCCAGGGTCTCGCCCGGGTACACGTCGAACGACAGCCCGTCCACGGCCTGGACCGCGCCCACCTTGCGCTTGAGCACGCCCTTGGTGATCGGGAAGTGCTTGACCAGGTCGGTGACCTTCAGCAGCGGCTCCGCCCCGGTGTCCTTGGCGGAAGCCGCCACCGCGGCGTCCGTGGACTTGGACGTCTGCTGCGGGACCTTCGGCGTCTCGGGAGCCTCGGCAGCCTGCGGAGCCTTCTTCTCCTCCGCCTTCTTCTTCTGATCAGTCACAGCTTCGGCGCAATCTCTTCGGTCCAGATCTTTTCCCGCTGGGCCTTCGTCATGTGGCAGGCGGAGAAGTGCCCCTCCGTGCCCTCCCGCAGTTCCGGACGCTCGGTGCGGGTGATGTTGTCCTTGGGCACGTCGGCGTACGGGCAGCGCGGGTGGAAGGCGCAGCCGGACGGCACGTTGATCAGACTGGGCGGGGAACCCTTGACGGGCACGAGACGCTCGGTCTGCTCACGGTCGATGCGCGGCATGGAGCCCAGCAGCCCCCAGGTGTAGGGGTGCTGGGGCTCGTAGAAGACCTTCTCGGCCGAGCCGCGCTCGATGCAGCGGCCCGCGTACATCACCAGGAGCTCATCCGCGATCTCGGCGACGACGCCGAGGTCGTGGGTGATGATGACGACCGCCGAGCCGAACTCCTTCTGCAGGTCGCGGATGAGGTCGAGGATCTGCGCCTGGACGGTCACGTCCAGGGCGGTCGTCGGCTCGTCGGCGATGAGCAGTTCGGGGTTGTTGACCAGGGACATCGCGATCATCGCGCGCTGGCGCATACCGCCGGAGAACTGGTGCGGGTAGTCCTCGAAGCGGCGGTGCGGCTCGGGGATGCCGACCCGGTCGAGCATCTCGACCGCACGTGTGCGCGCGGTCTTCTTGTCGACCTTGTTGTGGACGCGGTACGCCTCCACGATCTGCGCGCCGATGCTGTAGTACGGGTGCAGCGCCGACAGCGGGTCCTGGAAGATCATGGCCATCTTCTGGCCGCGGAGGTTGCGGACCCGCTCGGGCCCCGCTCCGATCAGCTCCTCGCCGTCGAGCCAGATCTCACCGGAGATCCGCGCCCGGTCCGAGTTGTGCAGACCCATGATCCCCAGCGAGGTCACGGACTTGCCCGATCCTGACTCGCCGACGATGCCGAGCGTCTGACCGGCCTTCAGGTCGAAGCTGACGCCGTCAACCGACTTGACCAGGCCGTCGTCGGTGTCGAAGTGGATCCGCAGGTCCCGCACCGAGAGGAAGCTCTTGCCGGCCGCGGACGGCGCACCGGCCTGGCCGCTCTTGGGGGGCTCGCCGGAACCCTTCTTGCGCACGTCGCTCATGAGAGCCTCACCCGGGGGTCGATCGCGGCGTACACAAGGTCCACCAGCAGGTTGCAGACAACGATGAAGAAGGCGGCCACCAGCGTCACACCCATGACGATCGGGAGGTCGCTGCGGGTCACGCCCTGGATGGCGTAGGCCCCCATCCCCTGGAAGTCGAAGACGGTCTCGGTGATGACCGCGCCGCCGATGAGCAGCGCGAAGTCCATCCCGAAGATGGTGACGAGCGGGGTCAGCGCGGCGCGCAGACCGTGCTTGACGACCACGTTCCGCTCCCGCAGGCCCTTGGCCCGCGCGGTTCTGATGTAGTCCTCGCCCATGGTCTCCAGCATCCCGGCCCGGGTGAGCCGGGCGTAGAGCGCCGAGTACAGGAAGGCGAGGGTGCACCAGGGGAGGACCAGGTTCCAGGCCCACTCCGCCGGATTGTCCGTGAAGGGCACGAAGTGCACGTCCCAGATCGTCCAGTGGAAGCTGAACAGGGCGAGCGAGACGAGTCCGGTGAAGAACATCGGCAGTGAGACGCCGGCCAGGGCCACGCCCATCGCCAGCCGGTCGATGAGGGTGCCCCGCTTGAGCGCGGAGAGCACGCCGGTCGCGACACCGCTGACCACCCAGATGACCGCCGCACCGATCGCGAGCGACAGGGTCACCGGGATGCGCTGCTGGATCTCGGGCCAGACCGCCGAGTGGGTCTTGAAGGAGTAACCGAAGCACGGCGCGTGACACACGGCGGGGTCGGGCCCGAAGTGGTAGTTCGCGCCGACAACGATGCCCTTGATGAAGTGCCAGTACTGCTCGTAGAGGGGCTGGTCGAGCCCCAGGTTCTTCTTGACCGCGGCGAGCGTCGCGGGGTCGGGGCTCTTGCCCACGAACTGGGCGGCCATGGAGTCGGTCGTCTGCCCGCCGAGGCGGGGGACGAGGAAGAAGATCGCGAAGGTGACTGCGCTGACCACCAGCAGCAGCAACACCGCGGCGAATACGCGTCGGATGATGTACGCAGCCACAGCCGTGCGGCGCCGGGTCGGACGGACGGGGTAGGCCCGTCCGTCCCGGCGCCTTCACCTGCCTTTCAGGGGGGTGCTGTCGATGAACAGGTGTGTTACTTGGTCGAGGTCATCAGCACGTAGTCGTACATGCCCAGGTACGCCTGACTGACCGTTACGTTCGCCGCCGAGTCCGGGCGGTAGAGCAGGTTCTTGCGGTAGAAGAGCGGGACGAGCGACGCGTTCTCCATCACCATCTGGTCGACCTTGCCCCAGGTGGCGTTGCGCTTCGCGTTGTCCAGCGTCCCGATGCCCTTGACGATCTCCGCGTTGATCTTCGGGTCGTCGAGCTCCATCAGGTTGGTGCCACCGGACGGCTTGATGGCCTTTCCGTCGACGATCTGGTCGATGTAGCCGAAGCCGGCCGGCCAGTCGGCGCCCCACGCCATCATCATCATTCCGGCGTTGTTCTTGTGGACCCAGTCCGGGACACCCGCGAAGTCGGTGAAGTACTTGTCCGACGGGAACGTCTTGATGTCGGCGGTGATGCCGATCTTCTTCAGGCTCTGCTGGAGCTGGGTGGCGCTGGTGACCTCGTCGGGACGGTCGGTGCGGGCGGTCAGCGTCGTCTTGAAGCCGTTCGGCTTACCGCACTTGGCCAGGTGCTGCTTGGCCTTGGCGATGTCGCCCTTGTTGCCCGGGGTCGGGTACAGGTCGAACTTCTTGTAGCCCGAGACGCCCGGCGGGATGACGGTCGTCGCCGGGTCGCCCCGGACCTCGCCGC
This window harbors:
- a CDS encoding ABC transporter ATP-binding protein, giving the protein MAASAKDTGAEPLLKVTDLVKHFPITKGVLKRKVGAVQAVDGLSFDVYPGETLGVVGESGCGKSTMGRLITRLLEPTGGKVEFEGRDITHLSTGQMRPMRRDVQMIFQDPYGSLNPRHTIGGIVGTPFRLQGVEPEGGVKKEVQGLLELVGLSPEHYNRYPHEFSGGQRQRIGIARALALRPKLVVADEPVSALDVSIQAQVVNLLDDLQSELGLTYVIIAHDLSVIRHVSDRIAVMYLGKIVELADRKSLYESPMHPYTKALLSAVPVPDPRRKGVRSDRIRLEGDVPSPISPPAGCRFHTRCWKATEICGVQEPPLLTLRTGHQVACHHPENAPDQAPGEERLPQAREAAELVSVAKPEPAEKPAEDAEKPPKGAEKPARGAEKASEGKAKPAQGAEKAAEDAAEPDATAAPGTTAESDAAVESDEK
- a CDS encoding ABC transporter ATP-binding protein — encoded protein: MSDVRKKGSGEPPKSGQAGAPSAAGKSFLSVRDLRIHFDTDDGLVKSVDGVSFDLKAGQTLGIVGESGSGKSVTSLGIMGLHNSDRARISGEIWLDGEELIGAGPERVRNLRGQKMAMIFQDPLSALHPYYSIGAQIVEAYRVHNKVDKKTARTRAVEMLDRVGIPEPHRRFEDYPHQFSGGMRQRAMIAMSLVNNPELLIADEPTTALDVTVQAQILDLIRDLQKEFGSAVVIITHDLGVVAEIADELLVMYAGRCIERGSAEKVFYEPQHPYTWGLLGSMPRIDREQTERLVPVKGSPPSLINVPSGCAFHPRCPYADVPKDNITRTERPELREGTEGHFSACHMTKAQREKIWTEEIAPKL
- a CDS encoding ABC transporter permease produces the protein MAAYIIRRVFAAVLLLLVVSAVTFAIFFLVPRLGGQTTDSMAAQFVGKSPDPATLAAVKKNLGLDQPLYEQYWHFIKGIVVGANYHFGPDPAVCHAPCFGYSFKTHSAVWPEIQQRIPVTLSLAIGAAVIWVVSGVATGVLSALKRGTLIDRLAMGVALAGVSLPMFFTGLVSLALFSFHWTIWDVHFVPFTDNPAEWAWNLVLPWCTLAFLYSALYARLTRAGMLETMGEDYIRTARAKGLRERNVVVKHGLRAALTPLVTIFGMDFALLIGGAVITETVFDFQGMGAYAIQGVTRSDLPIVMGVTLVAAFFIVVCNLLVDLVYAAIDPRVRLS